In a single window of the Tautonia rosea genome:
- a CDS encoding bacteriorhodopsin-like — protein MELSLSQFELVSNMFSFTIAAMGAAALFFFFTSFQIHPKYRLAVLVSGVVVALACYHYVRIYDSWHDAYALTETESGVVFQETATPFNDYYRYADWILTVPLLVIELIAVMALAAPVARSLSWRLGGAAVLMIILGYPGEISSDNGTRWLFWGLSMLPFLYILFVLLTELSTSLERQPSEVRGRISFARYLIVITWSFYPIAYLAPMIGLSGASAEVALQVGYSIADVLAKAAFGLYIYSIAATKSELETGEALSAHSEYAA, from the coding sequence GTGGAACTGTCCCTTTCCCAGTTCGAGCTGGTCTCGAACATGTTTTCCTTTACGATCGCCGCGATGGGAGCGGCGGCCCTGTTCTTCTTCTTCACCAGCTTTCAGATCCACCCGAAGTACCGGCTCGCCGTCCTGGTCTCGGGTGTGGTCGTCGCCCTGGCGTGTTACCACTACGTCCGGATCTACGATAGCTGGCACGACGCTTATGCCCTGACCGAGACCGAATCGGGCGTGGTCTTCCAGGAAACGGCCACGCCGTTCAACGACTACTACCGCTATGCCGACTGGATCTTGACCGTGCCGTTGCTTGTCATCGAGCTGATTGCCGTCATGGCCCTGGCGGCCCCCGTGGCTCGCTCGCTCTCGTGGCGGTTGGGCGGGGCGGCTGTCTTGATGATCATCCTCGGCTACCCTGGTGAGATTTCCAGCGACAATGGGACACGATGGCTCTTCTGGGGCCTGAGCATGCTCCCATTCTTGTATATCCTGTTTGTCCTGCTGACCGAGCTGTCGACCTCGCTCGAACGCCAACCGAGTGAGGTCCGGGGACGAATCAGCTTTGCTCGATACTTGATTGTGATCACCTGGTCGTTCTACCCGATCGCCTACCTCGCCCCGATGATCGGCCTCTCGGGAGCAAGCGCGGAAGTCGCCTTGCAGGTGGGCTACTCGATTGCCGACGTGCTGGCCAAGGCTGCGTTTGGTCTGTACATCTACTCGATTGCCGCGACGAAGTCGGAGCTGGAGACGGGCGAGGCTCTCTCGGCACACTCCGAGTACGCCGCCTGA